Proteins from a single region of Kwoniella dendrophila CBS 6074 chromosome 4, complete sequence:
- a CDS encoding aspartate-tRNA(Asn) ligase yields MSEPGIQEVKAVEEATTAASTNTPAPTGETPVAEGETPAGPTKGELKKRAKEAEKAKKAAERAAREEEERKKREAKESQDNAKQNYGKLPLHQSQERNGRKFLKFTELSEASVGQRVVFRARMHNSRAQGAKIVFLGFRQQTHTLQGVLVVSGEKDENQVSKQMLKFAQLIPSESIVLVEGIIKSAEVKSCTITNYEVGIHKLFTAVEVGDLPFSIDDASRAEADFERAENDENLQFSRVALATRLDSRVMDLRTPTNQAIFRIQSAVGQLFRDYLNSQGFIEIHSPKLQGAATESGASVFKVQYFNSTAFLAQSPQLAKQMAIAGDMERVYEIGPVFRAEDSNTHRHMTEFMGLDLEMAFEEHYHEVLEVLDEMLKNIFRGLKENYKHEIETIKKQFPHEDFLFLDETLKLPFKEGIKMLKEAGAKGSDGQELGELDDLSTENEKFLGRLVREKYHTDYFILDKFPLAIRPFYTMPDPTDETLSNSYDFFMRGEEILSGAQRVHDMDFLIERMKSVGIDPNSMQGYLDAFKLGAPPHAGGGIGLERVVMLFLKLGNIRRASLFPRDPKRLTP; encoded by the exons atgtcaGAACCAGGAATTCAAGAAGTaaaagctgttgaagaagctaccacagcagcatcaacaaatacacctgcaccaacagGAGAAACACCGgtagctgaaggtgaaactcCAGCTGGACCAACAAAAGGAGAATTAAAGAAAAgagcaaaagaagctgaaaaagctaaaaaagctgcTGAAAGAGCtgcaagagaagaagaagagagaaaaaagagagaagctaaagaatctCAAGATAATGCTAAGCAAAACTATGGAAAATTACCTTTACATCAAAGTCAAGAGAGAAATG GACGAAAGTTCCTCAAATTCACCGAACTTTCAGAAGCTTCAGTTGGTCAAAGGGTGGTTTTCCGTGCTAGAATGCACAACTCTAGAGCTCAAG GTGCCAAGATCGTTTTCCTCGGTTTCAGACAACAAACCCATACTCTTCAAGGTGTACTTGTGGTctcaggtgaaaaagatgaaaaccAAGTATCGAAACAAATGCTTAAATTCGCTCAACTCATCCCT TCCGAATCTATCGTGCTTGTAGAAGGTATCATAAAATCTGCTGAAGTCAAAAGTTGCACAATAACCAACTATGAAGTTGGAATTCACAAA CTTTTCACCGCCGTAGAAGTTGGAGATCTTCCTTTCTCAATCGATGATGCTTCTCGTGCTGAAGCTGACTTCGAAAGA GctgagaatgatgaaaacCTTCAATTCTCTCGAGTTGCTTTAGCAACTAGACTCGATAGCAGAGTGATGGATCTTAGA ACACCTACCAACCAAGCGATCTTCAGAATCCAATCTGCCGTCGGTCAACTTTTCAGAGATTACCTCAATTCCCAAGGTTTCATCGAAATTCACTCTCCTAAACTCCAAGGTGCCGCCACTGAATCTGGTGCAAGTGTATTCAAAGTACAGTATTTCAACA GTACCGCTTTCCTTGCCCAATCACCtcaattagctaaacaaaTGGCTATCGCTGGTGATATGGAAAGAGTGTATGAAATTGGACCTG TATTTAGAGCAGAAGATTCGAATACACATAGACATATGACAGAATTTATGGgattagatttagaaatgGCTTTCGAAGAGCATTATCATGAAGTTTTAgaagttttagatgaaatgtTAAAGAACATTTTCAGAGGATTAAAGGAGAACTATAAACATGAAATTGAAACTATTAAAAAACAATTCCCACATGAAGATTTCTTGTTTTTAGATGAAACCTTGAAATTACCTTTCAAAGAAGGTATcaaaatgttgaaagaagCTGGAGCTAAAGGTTCTGATGGTCAAGAATTAGGCGAATTGGATGATTTGAG tactgaaaatgaaaaattcCTTGGTCGACTTGTACGAGAGAAATACCACACAGATTACTTCATCTTGGATAAATTCCCATTAGCTATTAGACCATTTTACACTATGCCTGATCCCACAGATGaaacattatcaaattcatatgaTTTCTTTATGCGTGGTGAAGAAATTTTATCAGGTGCACAAAGAGTACACGATATGGATTTCTTaattgaaagaatgaaatctGTTGGTattgatccaaattcaatGCAAGGTTATTTAGATGCTTTTAAATTAGGTGCTCCTCCAcatgcaggtggtggtattggtTTAGAAAGAGTCGTAATGCTTTTCTTAAAATTAGGTAATATCAGAAGAGCTTCTCTCTTCCCTAGAGATCCGAAGAGATTGACTCCTTAG